One region of Camelina sativa cultivar DH55 chromosome 6, Cs, whole genome shotgun sequence genomic DNA includes:
- the LOC104790601 gene encoding root meristem growth factor 4-like, with translation MMRFTTIVLAFLLIIQSVEEEHVLVYAHEGGEPSHKSVDYRGDQDSSTLHPQVSYDVAPRKLRSGRTARAEKKQVTAMNNDNWSFKMSASSEHLTVGCKLGFHKRREHKQTNVLADIDTTKHKSCQKMMTIVNYLTIDNSLSRLEPSTSAKNMKKLARLLRNDYPIHSKPRRKPPINNQTPRLI, from the exons ATGATGCGATTCACAACCATAGTACTAGCTTTCCTTTTGATTATTCAATCCGTAGAAGAGGAACATGTCCTAGTCTATGCTCATGAAG GCGGAGAACCTAGTCACAAGAGTGTTGACTATCGTGGAGATCAAGATTCATCGACACTGCACCCTCaa GTTTCATACGACGTTGCACCGAGGAAACTAAGGTCGGGGAGAACAGCGAGAGCCGAGAAGAAGCAAGTGACGGCAATGAACAATGATAATTGGAGTTTCAAGATGTCAGCTTCATCAGAGCATTTGACGGTTGGGTGTAAATTAGGGTTTCACAAAAGAA GAGAGCACAAGCAGACCAATGTATTGGCAGATATTGACACCACCAAG CATAAATCCTGTCAAAAGATGATGACCATAGTCAACTATCTCACCATCGATAATAGCCTTTCAAGACTTGAACCATCTACTTCAGCCAAGAATATGAAGAAACTGGCTCGATTGTTACGCAATGATTATCCGATCCATAGTAAGCCTCGACGCAAGCCTCCAATCAATAATCAAACTCCTCGCTTGATCTAA